A genomic segment from Chitinophaga flava encodes:
- a CDS encoding RNA polymerase sigma factor: MEDLNQINDLITGCCNKERSSQELLYRKFFGYALSICMRYVPNRDEALEIMNDGFLKVFQRINTFDSGRPFKAWLSKVMVNTAIDFLRSRKKLVFTDSIEQLNDLWKDDKVIDKLSYDELLMHVQSLSPAYRTVFNLYVIEGYQHHEIAVMLGISIGTSKSNLFKAKKVLQGKIISAYGSTVNSTSVNLSIHKNE, translated from the coding sequence GTGGAAGACCTGAATCAAATTAATGACCTCATAACGGGTTGCTGTAATAAGGAACGCAGCAGCCAGGAGTTGTTATACCGAAAGTTTTTTGGGTATGCACTCAGTATATGCATGCGCTACGTACCCAACAGAGATGAAGCGCTGGAGATAATGAACGATGGTTTTTTGAAAGTCTTTCAGCGAATTAATACCTTCGATAGCGGCCGACCTTTTAAAGCATGGCTAAGTAAAGTAATGGTCAACACGGCCATCGATTTCCTGCGCAGCCGGAAAAAACTGGTGTTTACTGATAGTATAGAACAGTTGAACGATCTGTGGAAAGATGATAAAGTGATAGACAAACTTTCCTATGATGAATTGCTAATGCACGTACAATCCCTTTCTCCTGCGTATCGTACCGTATTTAACCTGTACGTCATAGAAGGTTATCAACATCATGAGATTGCTGTAATGCTGGGCATTTCCATAGGAACATCCAAATCAAATCTGTTTAAAGCAAAAAAGGTGTTGCAGGGAAAAATCATCAGTGCCTACGGTAGCACTGTCAACAGTACATCGGTAAACCTTTCTATCCATAAAAATGAGTGA
- the cls gene encoding cardiolipin synthase — translation MHTLINYLTGSNWHLSVKIGSTVMLILTFAGIVFTILMENRNPIKAIAYILLLIFIPIVGLVVYYYLGRDLRKKRRFTLKGSKDEVLFAKYWQSQRTEIEQMQLELRHLVGNKQELSAMLLNTRQSVLTKNNHVKLLINGEEKFPEVLAALKAAKHHIHIEYYMIAADDIGNTVIDILVEKLNQGVQVRFIYDDVGSNNIKKLPRILKENGASVYPFSPLLVDLYLNANYRNHRKIIVVDGNVGFVGGINLDDRYVNNGKHDLYWRDTHLKIEGDAVNLLQLQFLMSYRYCSKEIFPFEAPFFGRSAPLIGTCFTDIVASGPDSEWPMAMECILMAINVAKRRIRITNPYFIPTEQLLTALQMAALAGKDVQLLLPFKSDSFIVQHAALSYMKPLLAAGVKVFFYTRGFIHAKTMVIDDNLAWVSSVNFDNRSFFLNCEIGALVYDKETAARLDRAFDEDLLYSLPLQETRWNKRNLAKRFMDSVCRLLTPLL, via the coding sequence GTGCATACACTCATCAATTATCTGACCGGCTCCAACTGGCATCTTTCCGTCAAAATCGGCAGTACCGTAATGCTGATATTAACATTTGCCGGTATCGTATTCACGATCCTGATGGAAAACCGGAATCCCATAAAAGCTATCGCCTATATCCTCCTGCTGATATTTATCCCCATTGTAGGGCTGGTGGTGTATTATTACCTGGGCCGCGATCTGCGTAAAAAAAGAAGGTTTACCCTGAAAGGCAGCAAAGATGAAGTGTTGTTTGCCAAATACTGGCAGTCACAGCGGACAGAAATAGAGCAAATGCAGCTGGAATTGCGGCATCTGGTAGGTAATAAACAGGAGCTGTCGGCTATGTTACTGAATACCCGGCAATCTGTGCTGACTAAAAATAACCACGTAAAACTGCTGATCAATGGTGAGGAAAAGTTTCCTGAGGTACTGGCAGCCTTAAAAGCCGCCAAACACCATATCCACATCGAATACTACATGATAGCCGCAGATGATATCGGTAACACCGTTATCGACATATTGGTAGAAAAACTTAATCAGGGTGTACAGGTTCGCTTTATCTATGATGATGTTGGAAGCAACAACATTAAAAAACTTCCCCGTATTCTGAAAGAAAACGGAGCCAGTGTATATCCCTTCTCCCCTTTGCTGGTAGATCTTTATCTCAATGCCAACTACCGCAATCACCGAAAGATTATTGTAGTAGATGGTAACGTTGGTTTTGTAGGTGGTATCAACCTCGACGACCGCTATGTCAACAATGGCAAACATGATCTTTACTGGAGAGATACCCACCTGAAAATAGAAGGAGATGCAGTAAACCTGCTACAGTTGCAATTCCTAATGAGTTACCGTTATTGCAGCAAGGAAATCTTTCCTTTTGAAGCTCCTTTTTTCGGAAGATCCGCACCGCTCATAGGCACCTGTTTTACGGATATTGTAGCCAGCGGTCCGGATTCAGAATGGCCGATGGCGATGGAATGTATTCTGATGGCTATTAACGTAGCCAAAAGAAGGATACGGATCACCAATCCCTACTTCATTCCTACCGAGCAACTGCTCACAGCGTTGCAAATGGCAGCGCTGGCCGGGAAAGATGTACAACTGCTGCTCCCATTCAAAAGCGACTCATTTATCGTACAGCATGCGGCCCTGTCTTATATGAAGCCATTGCTTGCTGCTGGTGTGAAGGTATTCTTTTACACAAGAGGGTTTATCCATGCCAAAACGATGGTCATAGATGATAATCTTGCCTGGGTTAGTTCTGTAAATTTCGACAACCGCAGCTTTTTCCTGAATTGTGAAATCGGCGCATTGGTATATGATAAGGAAACTGCTGCCAGGCTGGACCGTGCATTTGATGAAGATCTGCTGTATTCCTTACCTCTGCAGGAAACCCGCTGGAATAAACGGAACCTCGCCAAAAGATTTATGGATTCAGTATGCCGGTTGTTAACACCGCTGTTGTAG